A genomic window from Luteolibacter sp. LG18 includes:
- a CDS encoding L-threonylcarbamoyladenylate synthase — protein MPETRIISASDEDMKEAVREAVALLARGEVVALPTETVYGLGADAFNPEAAAKVFEAKERPSFDPLIVHVARKSDLHQVAEVDESIRDVVEKLTSNFWPGPLTLVLPKKPEVPDLVTSGLPTVAVRLSAHPIFRAVCRELGRPIAAPSANRFGRISPTSASAVLKELDGRIPLIVDGGACSEGLESTIIAIEPREGKKPLFKLLRAGPVTKEDLQPYGRVEKAKERPGELPHAPGQLASHYAPRTPLLMFEKPEDFVPEEGKRYGLLSYREEEKDGYIDLHDWERVEALSPGNGKLAEAALRLFFVMRQLDEAGLDAIVAEPVSETGLGVAIMDRLRRASAK, from the coding sequence GTGCCCGAGACCCGGATCATTTCCGCCAGCGACGAAGACATGAAGGAAGCCGTGCGCGAGGCAGTCGCCTTGCTCGCCCGCGGTGAAGTCGTGGCCCTGCCCACCGAGACCGTGTACGGCCTCGGCGCGGATGCCTTCAACCCGGAGGCCGCCGCCAAGGTGTTCGAGGCCAAGGAACGGCCGTCCTTCGATCCGCTGATCGTCCATGTGGCCCGCAAGTCCGACCTCCACCAGGTGGCGGAGGTGGATGAATCGATCCGCGACGTGGTCGAGAAACTGACGTCGAATTTCTGGCCGGGCCCGCTGACGCTGGTGCTGCCGAAGAAGCCGGAAGTGCCGGACCTGGTGACCAGTGGCCTGCCCACGGTGGCGGTCCGACTGAGCGCGCACCCGATCTTCCGCGCCGTCTGCCGCGAACTGGGCCGCCCGATCGCGGCGCCGAGCGCGAACCGCTTCGGCCGTATTTCCCCGACCTCCGCCAGCGCCGTGCTCAAGGAGCTGGACGGCCGCATCCCGCTCATCGTCGATGGCGGGGCGTGCAGCGAGGGCCTGGAGAGCACGATCATTGCCATCGAGCCCCGCGAGGGCAAGAAGCCGCTGTTCAAGCTGCTGCGGGCGGGTCCGGTGACCAAGGAGGATCTCCAGCCGTATGGCCGGGTGGAAAAGGCCAAGGAGCGTCCGGGTGAACTGCCCCACGCGCCCGGCCAGCTCGCCAGCCACTACGCTCCGCGCACGCCGCTGCTGATGTTCGAGAAGCCGGAGGACTTCGTTCCCGAGGAGGGCAAGCGCTACGGCCTGCTGAGCTACCGCGAGGAGGAGAAGGACGGCTACATCGACCTGCACGATTGGGAGCGGGTGGAAGCCCTGAGCCCGGGCAATGGCAAGCTGGCGGAAGCCGCGCTGCGTCTGTTCTTCGTGATGCGCCAGCTCGACGAGGCCGGCCTGGACGCGATCGTGGCCGAGCCGGTGAGCGAAACCGGCCTGGGCGTGGCGATCATGGACCGCCTGCGCCGGGCCTCGGCGAAGTAA
- a CDS encoding N-acetylmuramoyl-L-alanine amidase has translation MRTIFKRLLALAAVGALTSATAEARYFRTVVIDAGHGGYDKGAQFGQVYEKHLCLDTATRLQNYLQSMGFKTVMTRNSDYFVSLAERVAITQRYKDAIFVAVHYNFTYRDSACGLETYYANGAESQNLAQMVQQNICRKVRATDRGAKFARYYVIRNNTCPAILVECGFVSNPTERQGMKAAWYRDSLAKAIADGVMRFRRDG, from the coding sequence ATGCGAACGATCTTCAAGCGACTTCTGGCCCTGGCGGCCGTCGGTGCGCTTACCTCCGCCACGGCGGAAGCGCGCTATTTCCGGACTGTCGTGATCGATGCGGGTCACGGCGGTTACGACAAGGGAGCCCAGTTCGGCCAGGTCTATGAAAAGCACCTGTGCCTGGACACCGCCACCCGGCTCCAGAATTACCTGCAGAGCATGGGCTTCAAGACGGTGATGACGCGCAACAGCGACTACTTCGTTTCGCTGGCGGAGCGCGTGGCCATCACCCAGCGCTACAAGGATGCGATCTTCGTGGCGGTGCACTACAACTTCACCTACCGGGACAGCGCCTGTGGCCTGGAGACCTACTACGCCAACGGTGCCGAGAGCCAGAACCTCGCCCAGATGGTGCAGCAGAACATCTGCCGCAAGGTGCGCGCCACCGACCGCGGCGCGAAGTTCGCCCGCTACTATGTGATTCGTAACAACACCTGCCCCGCGATCCTCGTGGAGTGCGGTTTCGTTTCGAATCCCACCGAGCGCCAGGGCATGAAAGCCGCCTGGTACCGTGATTCGCTGGCGAAGGCCATCGCCGATGGGGTGATGCGTTTCCGCCGCGACGGCTGA
- a CDS encoding NAD(P)H-hydrate dehydratase, producing the protein MPCLPVRYDGCMGVVTADEMRALEEAAFQRGTTASVLMIEAGRGLGHAVARFFPEPGTAIACLGKGHNAGDALVALGVLRDAGWKIAIRAAWPQSEWAELTRAMLAALGEVEWLDGPPDPAAARLPLILLDGLLGIGARGGPRGGLAPLAEEMRALRQAAGGRIVAVDLPSGVDADTGEIHPGAVVADLTLTIGVPKRGLLMGRAADAVGALGLVPVAELPVPAGGDMAMISPFTLAGALSPRPFDFHKGRAGRVGILAGSAAYSGAAVLAATGALRGGAGLVTLHVPEEAHAAIAAKCPPEVMVRALRDPRELLDFRYDSLVVGPGLGGVEAGLVRRLLMDSPVPVVIDADALNAIAGDFPELPAHHVLTPHPGEFRRLAPDLADLPREEAARAFADRHAPVLLLKGARTLVTAAGEPLWCNSTGSPGMASGGQGDALSGVIGALLAGGLAPLEAAACGAWLCGRGSERAIAAGASEESLLASDTLAHLGGAFRDWRERGR; encoded by the coding sequence GTGCCCTGCCTGCCCGTGCGCTATGATGGCTGCATGGGCGTGGTGACGGCGGATGAAATGCGGGCATTGGAAGAGGCGGCGTTCCAACGCGGGACGACCGCCTCCGTGTTGATGATCGAGGCCGGCCGTGGCCTTGGCCACGCGGTGGCCCGGTTCTTTCCCGAGCCCGGCACCGCGATTGCGTGCCTTGGCAAGGGCCACAATGCCGGGGATGCCCTGGTGGCGCTCGGGGTCTTGAGGGACGCGGGTTGGAAGATCGCCATCCGTGCGGCCTGGCCCCAATCGGAATGGGCGGAACTCACTCGCGCGATGTTGGCCGCGCTCGGGGAAGTCGAGTGGCTGGACGGACCACCGGATCCGGCGGCAGCACGTCTGCCGCTGATTCTGTTGGATGGCCTGTTGGGCATCGGGGCCCGGGGTGGACCGCGGGGCGGGCTCGCCCCGCTCGCGGAAGAGATGCGCGCGCTCCGTCAGGCGGCGGGGGGCCGGATCGTGGCGGTGGATCTGCCCTCCGGGGTCGATGCCGATACCGGGGAAATCCATCCTGGCGCGGTGGTGGCGGATCTCACCCTCACCATCGGCGTGCCGAAGCGCGGCTTGCTCATGGGACGTGCCGCGGACGCGGTGGGAGCGCTCGGATTGGTGCCAGTGGCGGAGCTGCCCGTCCCGGCCGGTGGCGACATGGCGATGATCTCGCCGTTCACGCTGGCGGGAGCATTGTCTCCGCGGCCATTCGATTTTCACAAGGGCCGGGCTGGCCGGGTCGGCATTCTGGCCGGATCCGCCGCCTACAGCGGGGCTGCTGTATTGGCCGCCACCGGAGCCCTGCGCGGGGGAGCGGGATTGGTGACGCTGCATGTTCCGGAAGAAGCCCATGCCGCGATCGCCGCGAAATGTCCGCCGGAGGTCATGGTCCGGGCGCTCCGTGATCCCAGGGAGCTGTTGGATTTCCGCTACGACAGCCTGGTGGTGGGACCCGGTCTCGGCGGCGTCGAGGCTGGCCTGGTGCGCAGGCTACTGATGGATTCCCCGGTTCCGGTGGTGATCGATGCCGATGCCTTGAACGCCATCGCGGGAGACTTTCCGGAGTTGCCAGCCCATCACGTGCTGACCCCGCATCCCGGCGAGTTCCGCCGTCTCGCACCCGATCTGGCCGATTTGCCACGGGAAGAGGCGGCCCGGGCCTTCGCCGATCGCCATGCGCCGGTGCTGCTGCTGAAGGGAGCCCGCACGCTCGTGACCGCGGCGGGTGAACCGTTGTGGTGCAATTCCACCGGCTCACCCGGCATGGCGTCCGGCGGACAGGGGGATGCGCTCTCGGGAGTCATCGGCGCGTTGCTGGCAGGGGGGCTGGCTCCGCTGGAAGCCGCCGCCTGCGGGGCATGGCTCTGCGGCCGGGGCTCGGAGCGGGCGATTGCCGCGGGAGCGAGCGAGGAGTCCCTGCTCGCCAGCGATACCCTGGCCCATCTCGGCGGCGCGTTCCGCGATTGGCGGGAGCGCGGCCGCTGA
- a CDS encoding HAD family hydrolase, which yields MPFPTDTTRPRGIALFDLDGTLLPWDCQVLFCHRVLRRAPWRRFYLLVFLPFTPFAKWLGAETMKRIFLCYLWRMESSELVSHARAFARELRFYPEVLAELERHRAKGDLLVLTSASPEFYVTEIGRRLGFDLTLGTPVEIPDRLPFFPDLKNHKGMAKVDRLRELMPDRFKDGHLRNSHGYTDSTADLPLLAICKTATLINPSEHLTAIGRKRGWNVTRPTRPWKSKWDRLRRLAALVAGIGRNPGGLES from the coding sequence GTGCCATTTCCAACGGATACCACCCGCCCGCGCGGCATCGCGCTCTTCGACCTCGATGGCACCCTGCTGCCTTGGGATTGCCAGGTGCTGTTTTGCCATCGGGTGCTGCGCCGCGCTCCGTGGCGGCGGTTCTACCTGCTGGTGTTCCTGCCGTTCACGCCTTTCGCCAAATGGCTGGGAGCGGAGACGATGAAGCGCATTTTCCTGTGCTACCTGTGGCGGATGGAATCCTCCGAGCTGGTCTCGCACGCCCGGGCCTTCGCGCGGGAACTGCGGTTTTACCCCGAGGTCCTGGCGGAGCTGGAGCGCCATCGTGCAAAAGGCGACCTGCTGGTGCTCACCTCGGCGAGCCCGGAATTCTATGTCACGGAGATCGGCCGCCGCCTCGGTTTCGATCTCACGCTGGGCACCCCGGTGGAAATCCCAGACCGGCTGCCTTTTTTCCCGGACCTGAAAAACCACAAGGGCATGGCGAAGGTCGACCGCCTCCGGGAATTGATGCCGGACCGCTTCAAGGACGGCCATCTGAGAAACTCACACGGCTACACGGACAGCACCGCGGACCTGCCGCTGCTGGCGATCTGCAAAACCGCCACGTTGATCAATCCATCCGAGCACCTCACCGCGATCGGCCGAAAGCGAGGCTGGAACGTCACCCGGCCCACCCGCCCATGGAAGTCCAAGTGGGATCGGCTGCGACGCTTGGCGGCGCTGGTGGCCGGAATCGGCCGGAACCCGGGCGGTCTGGAGTCCTGA
- a CDS encoding peptidylprolyl isomerase: MRKTLFALALAALPLPAIAQVFADIQTSQGTFTCQLNHAETPKAVANFVTLAEGTRTWLDETTGAVSTIRPAKPFYDGLTFHRVVDNAGFRVIQGGSRAGDGSDGPGYNIPDEFREAVPASYKFDQPYVLAMANAGRNSAGAQFFVTGGAIPDLEGHYTVFGKVVSGQDVVEAILAVDTDANDKPTTPVTIQHVAIRRVGQDATRFVATRVALPKVTAPRFRTSTIPAPDPNARTFIAFNQMAKSTARLFYYDATDANPSWKSSGGRYMGPGEKMLKTMLANIPPAKVTYTLQHRAAVATYPADLLTPGGLLGSQLYVENESGSYLFRFNVTGDKTYLIETASNETKTGVIQGVSYSADGYWGDVIVDLGNDGVYRFHLSSSAKTKAGVITGAQDGYFYSFIQYIMTGNPWVAYEDNTEFSWSPLPK; this comes from the coding sequence ATGCGGAAAACCCTCTTCGCTTTGGCCCTCGCCGCTCTGCCGTTGCCCGCCATCGCGCAGGTCTTCGCGGACATCCAGACCTCCCAAGGGACGTTCACCTGCCAGTTGAACCACGCGGAAACCCCGAAGGCCGTTGCCAATTTCGTCACGCTCGCGGAAGGCACGCGCACGTGGTTGGACGAAACCACCGGAGCCGTGTCGACGATCCGCCCCGCCAAGCCCTTCTATGATGGCCTGACCTTCCACCGGGTGGTCGACAACGCGGGTTTCCGGGTCATCCAAGGTGGCTCCCGGGCGGGTGATGGTTCGGATGGTCCGGGTTACAACATTCCGGATGAGTTCCGGGAAGCGGTTCCCGCGAGCTACAAGTTCGACCAGCCCTACGTGCTGGCGATGGCAAACGCGGGCCGCAACAGCGCGGGTGCCCAGTTCTTCGTCACCGGTGGCGCCATTCCGGATCTGGAAGGCCACTACACCGTCTTCGGCAAGGTGGTGTCCGGCCAGGATGTGGTGGAGGCGATCCTGGCGGTCGATACCGATGCCAACGACAAGCCGACCACGCCGGTGACCATCCAGCACGTGGCGATCCGCCGTGTCGGTCAGGATGCCACTCGTTTCGTGGCGACCCGCGTCGCGCTTCCCAAGGTCACCGCTCCCCGTTTCCGGACCAGCACCATCCCGGCACCCGATCCCAACGCGCGGACGTTCATCGCTTTCAACCAGATGGCCAAGAGCACGGCCCGCCTGTTCTACTATGACGCCACCGACGCGAACCCGTCTTGGAAAAGCTCCGGCGGCCGCTACATGGGACCGGGCGAGAAGATGCTGAAGACCATGCTGGCGAATATCCCCCCGGCGAAAGTCACCTATACCCTCCAGCACCGGGCCGCCGTGGCGACCTATCCCGCCGACCTTTTGACTCCCGGCGGCCTTCTGGGTTCGCAGCTCTACGTCGAGAACGAGTCCGGCAGCTACCTGTTCCGTTTCAATGTCACGGGTGACAAGACCTACCTGATCGAGACCGCGTCCAATGAAACCAAGACCGGCGTGATCCAGGGAGTCAGCTATTCCGCCGACGGCTATTGGGGGGATGTCATCGTCGATCTGGGAAATGACGGTGTGTATCGCTTCCATCTGTCGTCCTCGGCCAAGACCAAGGCCGGAGTGATCACCGGGGCTCAGGACGGCTACTTCTACAGCTTCATCCAATACATCATGACCGGCAATCCGTGGGTGGCGTACGAGGACAATACCGAGTTCTCCTGGTCACCGCTGCCGAAGTGA
- a CDS encoding DUF1501 domain-containing protein, with the protein MKTRRDFLRATLLGASATWTVPMFVENTFAQLHNDSKDLATQAVTGKDGPILVVIQLAGGNDGLNTLVPFADDAYHKARPRLAKKEKDIIRLSDYCGLNSAMPWLGSQFKEGDLAILQGVGYPNPNRSHFVSTSIWETADPANRSNTGWLGRYFDNACSGSDPTVGISFSKTQPEAFGAVKNPGICLSSPELYRWINGNDDSKTAEEFFSELNRPDTPAEGNSIAMAAGGKTGVVRGESNLAFLERVALDAQVSSAKILEIASKHRTKVQYDGTPLARSLNLVGRMIAGKLPTRVFYVSHGGFDTHNNQMGTQDRLLGQLDSALKSFMADLKEQGAADRVVVMTFSEFGRRVGENASGGTDHGQGSCLFTLGQGVKGGLYGKYPSLTDLTQGDLKFNTDFRGIYATVLEDWLKTPSAPILKGSFNKLGFIG; encoded by the coding sequence ATGAAGACCCGCCGCGATTTCCTCCGCGCCACGCTGCTCGGTGCCTCCGCCACCTGGACCGTGCCGATGTTCGTGGAAAACACGTTCGCCCAGCTCCACAACGACTCCAAGGACCTGGCGACCCAGGCCGTGACCGGCAAGGACGGTCCGATCCTGGTGGTAATCCAGCTCGCCGGCGGCAACGACGGCCTGAACACCCTCGTCCCCTTCGCCGACGACGCCTACCACAAGGCCCGTCCGCGCCTCGCGAAGAAGGAGAAGGACATCATCCGCCTCTCCGACTACTGCGGCCTGAACAGCGCGATGCCGTGGCTGGGCTCGCAGTTCAAGGAAGGCGACCTCGCGATCCTGCAGGGCGTGGGCTATCCGAATCCGAACCGCTCGCACTTCGTCTCGACCTCGATCTGGGAAACCGCCGATCCGGCGAACCGCTCGAACACCGGCTGGCTGGGCCGCTACTTCGACAACGCCTGCTCCGGCAGCGATCCGACCGTGGGCATCAGCTTCAGCAAGACCCAGCCGGAGGCCTTCGGCGCGGTGAAGAATCCCGGCATCTGCCTTTCCAGCCCGGAACTCTACCGCTGGATCAACGGCAACGACGACTCGAAGACCGCCGAGGAATTCTTCTCCGAGCTCAACCGCCCGGACACACCCGCGGAAGGCAACTCGATCGCCATGGCCGCGGGCGGCAAGACCGGCGTGGTGAGGGGCGAAAGCAACCTCGCCTTCCTCGAACGCGTGGCGCTCGATGCCCAGGTCAGCTCGGCGAAGATCCTCGAGATCGCCTCGAAGCACCGCACCAAGGTGCAGTACGACGGCACGCCCCTCGCCCGCAGCCTGAACCTGGTGGGCCGCATGATCGCCGGCAAGCTGCCGACCCGTGTCTTCTACGTCTCCCACGGCGGCTTCGACACCCACAACAACCAGATGGGCACGCAGGACCGGCTGCTGGGCCAGCTCGACAGCGCGCTGAAGTCCTTCATGGCCGACCTCAAGGAACAGGGTGCCGCCGACCGCGTGGTGGTGATGACCTTCTCCGAGTTCGGACGCCGCGTGGGCGAGAATGCCAGCGGCGGCACCGACCACGGCCAAGGTTCCTGCCTCTTCACCCTCGGCCAGGGGGTGAAGGGCGGCCTCTACGGCAAGTATCCCAGCCTCACCGACCTGACGCAGGGTGACCTGAAGTTCAACACCGACTTCCGCGGCATCTACGCCACCGTCCTCGAGGACTGGCTCAAGACCCCCTCGGCCCCGATCCTCAAGGGCAGCTTCAACAAGCTCGGGTTCATCGGCTGA
- a CDS encoding DUF1800 domain-containing protein, with amino-acid sequence MLPQASDTWTIYEAAHLLNRAGFGGSPADIKAFHTLGRTKAVDSLLKPAVGPDEFSMPEWCSPEKMAEDMQQRIAQLRQVREATKNMTPEEAEKAKKNANQAEQKENRQHGIEGQGWWFRAMLHTKAPLREKMTLFWHDHFATSIQKVKQPVLLMMQNALFRRNATGNFRQLTHEIAKNPAMMLYLDTQNSKKGKPNENFAREVMELFTLGEGHYTEQDIREAARAFTGYQLNRQNGTVFHNKRMWDEGEKTVFGKTGKFDGDDIVNLIFEQPQAAKFMAAKLWEYFAAEDPPASAVDALATTFREANYEVAPLLREIFLSKQFYSDEVVRNQIKCPIQFLIGMLKQLELNQTPQGYTMIAQQQLGQVLFNPPNVAGWDWGKAWINTNTLLTRYNVAGFITKGADKAPDRPLPGEEPMAMADKDGSMEMQDEDGGGKGAGKALGKKATPERVAVATEVAARNWRGPDYDRIVPRELRKRHEDLVDSLALRFFQAPLADKNRKRFIAFAEEKEGVVFTNHEVAELVHLMLSTPEYQLV; translated from the coding sequence ATGCTTCCGCAAGCCTCCGACACCTGGACGATCTATGAAGCCGCGCATCTCCTGAACCGCGCCGGATTCGGCGGGAGCCCGGCCGACATCAAGGCGTTCCACACCCTCGGCCGGACCAAGGCCGTGGATTCCCTGCTGAAGCCCGCCGTGGGCCCGGACGAGTTCTCGATGCCCGAGTGGTGCTCGCCGGAGAAAATGGCGGAGGACATGCAGCAGCGCATCGCCCAGCTCCGTCAAGTTCGCGAGGCGACCAAGAACATGACGCCCGAGGAGGCCGAAAAGGCGAAGAAGAACGCCAACCAGGCCGAGCAGAAGGAAAACCGCCAACACGGCATCGAGGGCCAGGGCTGGTGGTTCCGCGCCATGCTCCACACCAAGGCGCCGTTGCGGGAGAAAATGACCCTGTTCTGGCACGACCATTTCGCCACCTCGATCCAGAAGGTGAAACAGCCGGTGCTGCTGATGATGCAGAATGCCCTGTTCCGCCGCAACGCCACCGGGAACTTCCGCCAGCTCACCCACGAGATCGCCAAGAACCCGGCGATGATGCTCTACCTCGACACCCAGAACTCGAAGAAGGGCAAACCGAACGAAAACTTCGCCCGCGAGGTGATGGAGCTCTTCACCTTGGGTGAAGGCCACTACACCGAGCAGGACATCCGCGAGGCCGCGCGCGCCTTCACCGGCTACCAGCTCAACCGCCAGAACGGCACGGTGTTCCACAACAAGCGCATGTGGGACGAGGGCGAGAAGACCGTCTTCGGCAAGACCGGCAAGTTCGACGGTGACGACATCGTGAACCTGATCTTCGAGCAGCCACAGGCCGCGAAATTCATGGCCGCGAAGCTGTGGGAATACTTCGCCGCCGAGGATCCGCCGGCCTCCGCGGTCGACGCGCTGGCCACCACCTTCCGCGAGGCGAACTACGAGGTCGCCCCGCTGCTGCGCGAGATCTTCCTTTCGAAGCAGTTCTACTCCGACGAGGTGGTGCGCAACCAGATCAAGTGCCCGATCCAGTTCCTGATCGGCATGCTCAAGCAGCTCGAGCTGAACCAAACGCCACAGGGCTACACGATGATCGCCCAGCAGCAGCTCGGGCAGGTGCTGTTCAATCCGCCGAACGTGGCGGGCTGGGACTGGGGCAAGGCGTGGATCAACACCAACACCCTGCTCACCCGCTACAACGTGGCCGGCTTCATCACCAAGGGCGCGGACAAGGCCCCCGACCGACCGCTGCCAGGCGAGGAGCCGATGGCGATGGCGGACAAGGACGGCAGCATGGAGATGCAGGACGAGGACGGTGGCGGCAAGGGTGCGGGCAAGGCGCTCGGCAAGAAGGCCACGCCTGAACGCGTGGCCGTGGCCACCGAGGTGGCCGCCCGCAACTGGCGCGGCCCGGATTACGACCGGATCGTCCCGCGCGAACTCCGCAAGCGCCACGAGGACCTGGTGGACTCGCTGGCCCTGCGCTTCTTCCAAGCCCCGCTGGCGGACAAGAACCGCAAGCGCTTCATCGCCTTCGCCGAGGAGAAGGAAGGCGTCGTCTTCACCAACCACGAGGTGGCCGAACTCGTCCACCTGATGCTCAGCACGCCGGAGTACCAGCTCGTCTGA
- a CDS encoding U32 family peptidase produces MQPSDSTPELLSPAGNWDCARAAVAAGADAIFFGLPKFNARLRADNFTEDDLPELMKFLHKHGVKGFVTMNTLVFSDELEAAERQLRLIAAAGVDALIIQDLGLAKMAREIAPGVELHASTQMTITSPEGLAFIESLYPMERAVLARELSLKEIERFQAAAEGNPHAPLEVFVHGALCVAYSGQCLTSESLGQRSANRGECAQACRMPYEIVVDGEVRELGEVRYLLSPQDLAAVDVIPGLVKAGVKSFKIEGRLKSPEYVAAVTRVYRKAIDDAIAGVASSVTAEDRYELEMTFSRGLTSGWLAGTNHPYLVHGRFGKKRGPLLGEIARCGPGWVELKDDPAIPLAAGDGVVFDAGEDRNEEQGARIWKIENGCLLFHRSHSGLDFDRIRPGQTLYKTSDPRLESEIRRFWQNAKLQEQKIPLHLVVTGQPGEPLVLSAGKTSVSSTPLEAASKRALSSETLLAQLSRLGDTAYELASLDNRLEGDCHLAVSELNRLRRALVEQLEPQGGAGEAIVPATAVSHRDLLPVVEGGSAAAPKLSVLCRSLAQVDAALDVRVPVIQCDFEDPRRYKDAVAMVRARGADTGSEILLATPRILKPGENGYLKLIERAEADGVLLRNLASLQHFKDRSGLKKVGDFSLNVANPITAKLLKQAANLDLLTVSYDLNISQVLDLLRGAPADWFELTLHQHMPLFHMEHCVFCTFLSKGTSYKDCGRPCEEHVVHLRDRVGQLHRLVADVGCRNTLFNGRAQTGARFFDDLKATGLSRFRIELLDEDKDSAKRTIRAYQALLRGESDSVTLLRHVKALEKLGVTEGTLL; encoded by the coding sequence ATGCAACCGTCCGATTCCACCCCAGAGCTCCTCAGTCCCGCCGGGAACTGGGACTGTGCCCGTGCCGCCGTGGCCGCCGGGGCGGACGCGATTTTCTTCGGCCTGCCGAAATTCAACGCCCGTCTGCGCGCCGACAATTTCACCGAGGACGACCTGCCGGAGCTGATGAAGTTCCTGCACAAGCACGGCGTGAAGGGCTTCGTGACGATGAACACGCTGGTCTTCAGCGATGAGCTGGAGGCCGCTGAACGGCAGCTCCGCCTGATCGCCGCCGCCGGGGTGGACGCCCTCATCATCCAGGATCTGGGGCTGGCGAAGATGGCGCGGGAAATCGCTCCCGGCGTGGAATTGCATGCCTCCACCCAGATGACCATCACCTCGCCGGAGGGCCTGGCGTTCATCGAATCCCTGTATCCCATGGAGCGGGCGGTGCTGGCGCGGGAACTTTCGCTGAAGGAGATCGAGCGCTTCCAGGCCGCCGCCGAGGGCAATCCCCACGCGCCGCTGGAGGTTTTCGTGCACGGTGCCCTGTGCGTCGCCTACTCCGGCCAGTGCCTCACCAGCGAATCGCTCGGCCAGCGCTCGGCGAACCGCGGCGAATGCGCGCAGGCCTGCCGCATGCCTTACGAAATCGTCGTCGATGGCGAGGTGCGGGAGCTGGGCGAGGTCCGTTACCTGCTCTCGCCGCAGGACCTCGCGGCGGTCGACGTCATCCCCGGACTGGTGAAGGCCGGGGTGAAGTCGTTCAAGATCGAGGGCCGCCTGAAGTCGCCCGAATACGTCGCCGCCGTGACCCGCGTGTACCGGAAGGCGATCGATGACGCCATCGCGGGCGTGGCCTCCAGCGTCACCGCGGAGGACCGCTACGAGCTGGAGATGACCTTTTCCCGCGGCCTCACCAGCGGCTGGCTGGCGGGCACGAACCACCCGTATCTCGTCCACGGCCGCTTCGGGAAGAAGCGCGGCCCCTTGCTCGGGGAAATCGCCCGCTGCGGCCCGGGCTGGGTCGAGCTGAAGGACGATCCGGCGATCCCGCTCGCGGCGGGGGATGGCGTGGTGTTCGACGCCGGCGAGGACCGCAACGAGGAGCAGGGCGCGCGGATCTGGAAGATCGAGAACGGCTGCCTGCTGTTCCATCGCAGCCACAGTGGCCTCGATTTCGACCGCATCCGCCCTGGCCAGACCCTCTACAAGACCTCCGATCCGCGGTTGGAATCCGAAATCCGCCGTTTCTGGCAGAACGCGAAGCTCCAGGAGCAGAAGATCCCGCTGCACCTCGTCGTCACCGGCCAGCCGGGCGAACCGCTGGTGCTGTCCGCGGGCAAGACCTCCGTGTCGTCCACGCCGCTGGAGGCCGCCTCGAAACGCGCGCTTTCCTCCGAGACCCTGCTCGCCCAGCTCTCGCGCCTTGGCGATACCGCCTACGAACTGGCCTCCCTCGACAACCGCCTGGAGGGCGATTGCCACCTCGCCGTGTCCGAGCTCAACCGCCTTCGCCGTGCCTTGGTCGAGCAGCTTGAGCCCCAGGGCGGGGCAGGGGAGGCCATCGTGCCCGCCACCGCGGTGTCGCACCGCGACCTGCTTCCCGTCGTGGAGGGTGGATCCGCCGCGGCCCCGAAGCTCAGTGTCCTCTGCCGCAGCCTCGCGCAGGTGGACGCCGCGCTCGATGTCCGCGTGCCGGTGATCCAATGCGATTTCGAGGACCCGCGCCGTTACAAGGATGCCGTGGCGATGGTTCGCGCCCGCGGGGCCGACACCGGTTCGGAAATCCTGCTCGCCACGCCGCGCATCCTGAAGCCCGGCGAGAACGGCTACCTGAAGCTCATCGAGCGCGCCGAGGCGGATGGCGTGCTGCTGCGGAACCTCGCCTCTCTCCAGCACTTCAAGGATCGCAGCGGCCTGAAAAAGGTCGGGGATTTCTCCCTGAATGTCGCCAACCCGATCACCGCGAAGCTGCTCAAGCAGGCCGCGAACCTCGATCTGCTCACCGTTTCCTACGACTTGAACATTTCGCAGGTGCTCGACCTGCTGCGCGGCGCGCCCGCCGACTGGTTCGAGCTGACGCTCCACCAGCACATGCCGCTCTTCCACATGGAGCACTGCGTGTTCTGCACCTTCCTCAGCAAGGGCACGAGCTACAAGGATTGCGGCCGCCCGTGCGAGGAGCACGTCGTGCACCTGCGCGACCGCGTCGGCCAGCTCCACCGCCTCGTGGCGGACGTGGGTTGCCGGAATACCCTTTTCAACGGCCGCGCCCAGACCGGCGCGCGGTTCTTCGATGACCTGAAGGCCACCGGCCTGTCACGGTTCCGCATCGAGCTGCTTGACGAGGACAAGGACTCCGCCAAGCGCACCATCCGCGCCTACCAGGCCCTGCTCCGCGGCGAAAGCGATTCCGTCACCCTGCTGCGCCACGTGAAGGCGCTGGAGAAACTCGGTGTGACCGAGGGGACGCTGTTGTAG